In Acidaminococcus timonensis, one DNA window encodes the following:
- a CDS encoding subtype B tannase — MHFSSRTLAAALLCSLLSPVAASPVWAAVPAVARQTTAAPATAKTTTAQQPATQSVQTYDLHFHPENGVKESLPLDNQQVAYYAYRNLVYVAHPRNPEYEQMNLFVPAAYLEGKTVNGYTAKTAPIFLPNNVGGYMPGQAGNPSDKSHSDGPNTMLVALSKGYVVASPAVRGRSTTDARGAYVGKAPALIVDYKAAVRYLRHNANRLPAGDTEKIISNGTSAGGALSALLGATGNSPDYEPYLKELGAAEERDDIYASMDYCPITDLPHADLAYEWVFHGVDTYYQSPGGTLHQKPQGTPVPSGSGDQKDGVSGRPINAPQESQKGTALTAEQKKVSSRLKALFPAYVNSLGLKDADGNPLTLDQKGNGSFKEYIEKTYMEGAQKVLDAGTDLSRIDWLKIRDGKVVSMDLAKYAVYATRLKPAPAFDRLGGSSGENDEFGTETNQPRHFSTFGFQNRTDKNPMAPAEAIRMLSPLEYIGKAPVTLAEHWRIRHGEVDRDTALPVPAILALKLQEAGKDVDFATVWGKGHAGDYDLEDLFAWMDRIGH; from the coding sequence ATGCATTTTTCTTCCAGAACACTGGCGGCTGCGCTGCTGTGCAGCCTGCTTTCTCCTGTAGCAGCATCCCCTGTGTGGGCGGCTGTACCGGCTGTGGCACGGCAGACTACGGCGGCACCGGCGACGGCAAAGACGACAACTGCCCAGCAGCCTGCCACCCAATCGGTCCAGACCTATGATTTGCATTTCCATCCGGAAAATGGGGTGAAGGAGTCCCTGCCCCTGGACAATCAGCAGGTTGCCTACTACGCGTATCGGAACCTGGTCTATGTGGCCCATCCCAGGAACCCGGAGTACGAACAGATGAACCTGTTCGTACCGGCTGCCTACCTGGAAGGAAAGACGGTGAATGGGTATACGGCCAAAACGGCTCCCATTTTCCTGCCCAACAACGTGGGAGGATATATGCCCGGCCAGGCCGGGAACCCTTCGGACAAAAGCCACTCCGACGGACCCAACACCATGCTGGTGGCCCTGTCCAAAGGGTATGTGGTGGCGTCTCCGGCTGTCCGGGGCCGCAGTACCACCGATGCCCGGGGAGCTTATGTGGGGAAGGCACCGGCCCTGATCGTGGATTATAAAGCCGCTGTCCGGTATCTGCGGCACAATGCCAACCGGCTGCCGGCCGGGGATACGGAAAAGATCATTTCCAACGGGACCAGTGCCGGCGGGGCTCTTTCCGCTCTTTTGGGAGCCACCGGCAACAGCCCGGATTATGAACCGTATCTGAAAGAGCTGGGAGCGGCAGAAGAACGGGATGACATCTATGCTTCCATGGACTATTGTCCCATTACGGATCTGCCTCACGCCGATCTGGCCTATGAATGGGTCTTTCACGGAGTCGATACGTATTACCAGAGCCCCGGCGGTACGTTACACCAGAAACCTCAGGGTACACCGGTACCCTCCGGGTCTGGGGACCAGAAGGATGGAGTCAGCGGCCGTCCGATCAATGCTCCCCAGGAAAGCCAGAAAGGAACTGCCCTGACGGCGGAACAGAAAAAAGTCTCTTCCCGGCTGAAGGCCCTGTTCCCTGCGTATGTGAACAGCCTGGGGCTGAAAGATGCCGATGGGAACCCCCTGACCCTGGATCAGAAGGGCAACGGCTCTTTTAAGGAGTATATCGAAAAGACTTATATGGAAGGGGCCCAGAAGGTCCTGGATGCCGGTACGGATCTGTCCCGGATCGACTGGCTGAAAATCCGGGATGGAAAGGTGGTTTCCATGGACCTGGCCAAATATGCCGTCTATGCCACCCGGCTGAAGCCGGCACCGGCCTTCGACCGGCTGGGCGGTTCCTCCGGAGAAAATGATGAATTCGGCACGGAAACCAACCAGCCCCGTCATTTCAGTACCTTCGGGTTCCAGAACCGGACGGACAAAAATCCCATGGCACCGGCCGAAGCCATCCGGATGCTGAGCCCGCTGGAATATATCGGGAAGGCTCCGGTGACCCTGGCGGAGCACTGGCGGATCCGCCATGGGGAAGTGGATCGGGATACCGCCCTTCCTGTACCGGCAATCCTGGCTCTGAAGCTGCAGGAGGCCGGCAAGGACGTGGATTTTGCCACGGTGTGGGGGAAAGGCCATGCCGGGGATTATGATCTGGAGGATCTGTTCGCCTGGATGGACCGGATCGGGCATTGA